A stretch of Canis aureus isolate CA01 chromosome 28, VMU_Caureus_v.1.0, whole genome shotgun sequence DNA encodes these proteins:
- the LOC144300511 gene encoding uncharacterized protein LOC144300511 isoform X1: MNSNHCSSLEVRGEPLCWACSSGQHLDAKEFTLPRGPADCRSVQLQKTSVPPAQATEQNGQEESTGGRHKRTNHNAHARQRKVEKKQAQEQMEEKNQQLTGKGKKTEQQNMKEQSGLQCNYVFSPGKNSNRGSAILRLQGIPLRKSRSEKQHPEKQKEISLLVAFFPGVEIFLRNCPQRDLPLQLIAYN, encoded by the exons ATGAACAGCAACCACTGTTCTTCCCTTGAAGTGCGAGGAGAGCCTCTGTGCTGGGCCTGTAGCAGTGGGCAGCACCTTGATG CAAAGGAATTCACTCTTCCCAGGGGCCCTGCAGATTGTAGAAGTGTCCAACTCCAGAAA ACATCTGTCCCACCAGCCCAGGCCACGGAGCAAAATGGGCAGGAAGAAAGTACAg GAGGAAGACACAAGAGAACAAACCACAATGCCCATGCAAGGCaaaggaaagtggaaaaaaaacaagCCCAAGAACAGATGGAGGAAAAGAATCAGCAACtaactggaaaaggaaagaaaacagagcagCAGAACATGAAAGAGCAAAGTGGACTTCAATGTAATTATGTTTTCAGTCCTGGAAAGAACAGCAATAGGGG CTCTGCTATTCTGAGGCTGCAAGGGATCCCATTAAGAAAATCACGTTCAGAAAAACAGcatccagagaaacaaaaagaaatatccttGCTTGTGGCCTTCTTTCCAGGTGTAGAAATCTTCCTTAGAAACTGCCCCCAAAGGGACTTGCCTTTACAACTCATAGCCTACAATTGA
- the LOC144300511 gene encoding uncharacterized protein LOC144300511 isoform X2, protein MNSNHCSSLEVRGEPLCWACSSGQHLDAKEFTLPRGPADCRSVQLQKTSVPPAQATEQNGQEESTGGRHKRTNHNAHARQRKVEKKQAQEQMEEKNQQLTGKGKKTEQQNMKEQSGLQSLLF, encoded by the exons ATGAACAGCAACCACTGTTCTTCCCTTGAAGTGCGAGGAGAGCCTCTGTGCTGGGCCTGTAGCAGTGGGCAGCACCTTGATG CAAAGGAATTCACTCTTCCCAGGGGCCCTGCAGATTGTAGAAGTGTCCAACTCCAGAAA ACATCTGTCCCACCAGCCCAGGCCACGGAGCAAAATGGGCAGGAAGAAAGTACAg GAGGAAGACACAAGAGAACAAACCACAATGCCCATGCAAGGCaaaggaaagtggaaaaaaaacaagCCCAAGAACAGATGGAGGAAAAGAATCAGCAACtaactggaaaaggaaagaaaacagagcagCAGAACATGAAAGAGCAAAGTGGACTTCAAT CTCTGCTATTCTGA